One genomic region from Cyanobium usitatum str. Tous encodes:
- a CDS encoding transposase, with the protein MTPGNVAEVESAQIAADLVQRACLKERYHRPSGFGSRQCQQQPLILHADNGNAMRGATLESRLEEMGVLRSFSRPRVSNDNPYSESLFRTIKYRPDYPSRPFANKEEACEWVAAFVDWYNHRHHHSAIKFVTPHQRHSGSAAAICQQRAEVYEAARQANPTRWSGATRCWSQPAEVWINKPTEEHELPLELPLIEAA; encoded by the coding sequence TTGACACCGGGCAATGTGGCCGAGGTGGAGTCGGCTCAGATCGCAGCGGATCTGGTGCAGCGGGCCTGCCTCAAGGAGCGCTACCACCGCCCCAGCGGCTTTGGCAGCCGCCAGTGCCAGCAGCAGCCCCTAATACTCCACGCCGACAACGGCAATGCAATGCGTGGGGCCACGCTGGAATCACGGCTCGAGGAGATGGGCGTGCTCAGATCCTTCTCCCGGCCAAGGGTCTCCAACGACAACCCGTACTCGGAATCCCTTTTCCGTACGATCAAATACCGCCCCGACTACCCCAGCCGGCCATTCGCCAACAAAGAGGAGGCCTGCGAGTGGGTGGCGGCATTTGTGGATTGGTACAACCACCGGCACCACCACAGCGCGATCAAATTCGTGACGCCCCACCAGCGCCACAGTGGATCCGCCGCGGCAATTTGCCAGCAGCGAGCCGAGGTCTACGAGGCCGCCCGTCAGGCCAATCCAACGCGCTGGAGCGGTGCCACCCGCTGCTGGAGTCAGCCGGCAGAAGTGTGGATAAACAAGCCAACAGAAGAGCACGAACTGCCCTTGGAGTTACCATTGATTGAGGCGGCCTGA
- a CDS encoding transposase, producing the protein MRRYSEAVKADVRRRMHPPHRQSVTRISEELGIHVATLYNWRKAWRLQGEVVPASEKEPEGWSAADKFTVVLESAGLNAAELSAYCRERGLFPEQVSAGGRPPRMPTPSRC; encoded by the coding sequence ATGCGTCGTTACAGCGAGGCCGTTAAGGCTGATGTGAGGAGACGGATGCACCCGCCCCACAGGCAGAGCGTGACCCGGATTTCAGAAGAGCTGGGCATCCACGTCGCCACCCTCTACAACTGGAGAAAGGCCTGGCGGTTGCAGGGAGAGGTGGTGCCGGCATCCGAGAAGGAACCAGAGGGCTGGAGCGCTGCCGACAAGTTCACGGTGGTGCTGGAGAGCGCCGGGCTCAATGCCGCCGAGCTCAGCGCCTACTGCCGCGAGCGGGGCCTGTTCCCGGAGCAGGTGAGCGCTGGCGGCAGGCCGCCCAGGATGCCAACGCCAAGCCGGTGCTGA